A genomic segment from Pseudomonas mendocina encodes:
- a CDS encoding PilZ domain-containing protein, which translates to MSDSANERRRFQRIAFDAPTVIAQGERQWSAALHDISLKGLLITTPRDWSGDPDQPFEAVIELGGEAKVKMEVVLTRTQPKSLGFVCRHIDLDSISHLRRLVELNLGDEQLLERELAALGEDD; encoded by the coding sequence ATGAGTGACTCAGCCAACGAGCGTCGGCGCTTTCAGCGCATCGCCTTCGACGCCCCCACCGTGATCGCTCAGGGCGAGCGGCAATGGTCGGCAGCTCTGCACGATATTTCACTCAAGGGCCTGCTGATCACTACTCCACGTGACTGGAGCGGAGACCCGGATCAACCCTTCGAGGCCGTGATCGAACTGGGTGGCGAAGCCAAGGTGAAGATGGAGGTGGTGCTGACACGCACCCAGCCAAAGTCCCTGGGTTTCGTCTGCCGCCATATCGACCTGGACTCCATCAGTCACCTGCGCCGCCTGGTCGAACTCAACCTTGGCGATGAGCAGTTGCTGGAACGCGAGCTGGCGGCGCTGGGCGAAGACGACTGA
- a CDS encoding DUF3015 domain-containing protein yields the protein MSKRLLGKGLVFGLLSMASVGAFADAAGGNGCGWGNMLFEGQRGMAPHFLATTTNGTFGNATFGMTSGTNGCDTSGALGYNGRSMLAMNGMLDSIAEDMAMGQGEALDAYATLLGVEAKDRAHFAKVTHDNFGTIFSQADATSEQVLAATLDVMSRDAQLARYVKQPA from the coding sequence ATGAGCAAGCGACTGCTAGGCAAAGGTTTGGTCTTCGGCCTGTTGAGCATGGCCAGTGTTGGCGCATTCGCCGATGCTGCCGGCGGCAATGGTTGCGGCTGGGGCAACATGCTGTTCGAAGGGCAGCGTGGCATGGCCCCGCACTTCCTGGCCACGACCACCAACGGTACCTTCGGCAACGCCACTTTCGGTATGACCTCCGGTACCAACGGCTGCGATACCAGCGGTGCGCTGGGTTACAACGGCCGCTCCATGCTGGCGATGAACGGCATGCTCGATTCGATCGCCGAAGACATGGCCATGGGGCAGGGCGAAGCACTGGACGCCTATGCCACCCTGCTGGGTGTCGAGGCCAAGGACCGAGCGCATTTCGCCAAGGTCACTCACGATAATTTCGGCACTATCTTCAGTCAGGCCGACGCCACCAGCGAGCAGGTATTGGCTGCCACCCTCGATGTGATGAGTCGTGATGCGCAGCTGGCGCGCTATGTGAAACAACCGGCCTGA
- the glyA gene encoding serine hydroxymethyltransferase encodes MFSRDLTLARFDAELFAAMEQEAQRQEEHIELIASENYTSPAVMEAQGSVLTNKYAEGYPGKRYYGGCEYVDVVEQLAIDRAKELFGADYANVQPHSGSQANSAVYMALLNAGDTVLGMSLAHGGHLTHGASVSFSGKIYNAVQYGITDAGLIDYDEVERLAVEHKPKMIIAGFSAYSQVLDFPRFRAIADKVGAYLFVDMAHVAGLVAAGLYPNPVPFADVVTTTTHKTLRGPRGGLILARKNEELEKKFNSAVFPGGQGGPLEHVIAAKAVCFKEALQPEFKAYQAQVIKNAQTMAQVFIDNGYDVVSGGTENHLFLLSLIKQDITGKDADAALGRAFITVNKNSVPNDPRSPFVTSGLRIGTPAVTTRGFKEDECRQLAGWICEVLANIGNDEVEGRVREQVKALCAKFPVYAN; translated from the coding sequence ATGTTCAGCCGTGATTTGACCCTCGCTCGTTTTGACGCCGAACTCTTTGCCGCAATGGAGCAGGAAGCCCAGCGCCAGGAAGAGCACATCGAGCTGATCGCCTCGGAAAACTACACCAGCCCGGCGGTGATGGAAGCCCAAGGCAGCGTGCTGACCAACAAGTACGCCGAAGGCTACCCGGGCAAGCGCTACTACGGTGGTTGCGAGTACGTCGACGTGGTCGAGCAACTCGCCATCGACCGCGCCAAGGAGCTGTTCGGCGCCGACTACGCCAACGTCCAGCCGCACTCCGGCAGCCAGGCCAACAGCGCCGTGTACATGGCCCTGCTCAACGCTGGTGACACCGTGCTGGGCATGAGCCTGGCCCACGGCGGCCACCTGACCCACGGCGCCAGCGTCAGCTTCTCCGGCAAGATCTACAACGCCGTGCAGTACGGAATCACCGACGCCGGCCTGATCGACTATGACGAAGTCGAGCGCCTGGCAGTCGAGCACAAGCCGAAGATGATCATCGCCGGCTTCAGCGCCTATTCGCAGGTGCTGGACTTCCCGCGCTTCCGCGCCATCGCCGACAAGGTCGGTGCCTACCTGTTCGTCGACATGGCGCACGTGGCAGGCCTGGTCGCTGCCGGCCTGTACCCTAACCCGGTACCGTTCGCCGACGTGGTCACCACCACCACCCACAAGACCCTGCGCGGCCCGCGCGGCGGCCTGATCCTGGCGCGCAAGAACGAAGAGCTGGAGAAGAAGTTCAACTCCGCGGTATTCCCGGGCGGCCAGGGCGGCCCGCTGGAGCACGTCATCGCCGCCAAGGCCGTGTGCTTCAAGGAAGCGCTGCAGCCTGAGTTCAAGGCTTACCAGGCGCAGGTGATCAAGAACGCCCAGACCATGGCCCAGGTGTTCATCGACAATGGCTACGACGTTGTTTCCGGCGGCACCGAGAACCACCTGTTCCTGCTCTCGCTGATCAAGCAGGACATCACCGGTAAGGATGCCGACGCAGCCCTCGGCCGCGCCTTTATCACCGTGAACAAGAACAGCGTGCCGAACGACCCGCGCTCGCCGTTCGTCACCTCCGGCCTGCGTATCGGCACCCCGGCCGTGACCACTCGTGGCTTCAAGGAAGACGAGTGCCGTCAACTGGCGGGCTGGATCTGCGAAGTGCTGGCCAACATCGGCAACGATGAAGTCGAAGGACGCGTGCGCGAGCAGGTCAAGGCGCTGTGCGCGAAGTTCCCGGTCTACGCCAACTAA
- a CDS encoding CNNM domain-containing protein → MTLLIAFAVLSILVSFICSILEAALLSLTPSYIAQQKVEKPQLYERLKELKDKIDQPLAAILTLNTVAHTVGATGVGAQVAIVFGDGYLGIASAVMTLLILVLSEILPKTIGARYWRALAPFLPSLLRAMILLLKPFIVLSDLIMRLFGGKEPEHDIRQEIKALTLLGREVGKLDEDEHRVISNILDLHEIRLRDIMTPRIVCESAAPDESIAAFKARARESQFSRYPVIGEDESPLGVVFRYDALAAENDAEPITRIMKPLKVVPESMNVENLMTLLMQERQHMCLVYDEFGSWRGLVTLEDIMETIIGKPILDETDDIPNMRRFAKRRWEHRIKSIRED, encoded by the coding sequence ATGACACTCCTGATAGCGTTCGCTGTCCTTTCCATTCTGGTTTCGTTCATCTGTTCCATCCTCGAAGCCGCCCTGCTCTCCCTAACGCCCAGTTACATCGCTCAGCAGAAGGTCGAAAAGCCTCAGCTGTACGAAAGGCTGAAAGAGCTCAAAGACAAGATCGACCAGCCGCTGGCGGCCATCCTGACCCTCAATACCGTGGCGCATACCGTTGGTGCGACCGGTGTCGGTGCGCAGGTGGCAATCGTCTTCGGTGACGGTTACCTGGGTATCGCCTCGGCGGTCATGACCCTGCTGATTCTGGTGCTCTCGGAGATTCTGCCGAAGACCATCGGCGCCCGTTACTGGCGCGCCCTGGCTCCTTTCCTGCCGAGCCTGCTGCGGGCAATGATCCTGCTGCTCAAGCCGTTCATCGTGCTTTCAGACCTGATCATGCGCCTGTTCGGCGGCAAGGAGCCGGAACATGACATTCGCCAGGAAATCAAGGCACTGACCCTGCTCGGCCGCGAAGTGGGCAAGCTCGACGAAGACGAACATCGGGTGATCAGCAACATCCTAGACCTGCATGAGATTCGCCTACGCGACATCATGACGCCGCGCATTGTCTGCGAGTCAGCCGCACCGGATGAGTCAATTGCCGCATTCAAGGCACGTGCCCGGGAAAGCCAGTTCTCCCGCTACCCGGTCATTGGCGAAGACGAATCCCCGCTGGGCGTGGTGTTTCGCTACGACGCCCTGGCCGCCGAGAACGATGCCGAGCCGATCACCCGCATCATGAAGCCGCTCAAGGTCGTGCCGGAAAGCATGAACGTGGAGAACCTGATGACCCTGCTGATGCAGGAGCGTCAGCACATGTGCCTGGTGTATGACGAGTTCGGTAGCTGGCGCGGCCTGGTGACGCTGGAAGACATCATGGAAACCATCATCGGCAAGCCGATTCTCGACGAGACCGACGATATCCCCAACATGCGCCGCTTCGCCAAGCGCCGCTGGGAGCACCGGATCAAATCGATCCGCGAAGACTGA
- a CDS encoding YdcH family protein codes for MHVDHHPLVHDFPEDREALQRLRQENALFARQAEEYEALDKRICRIEDGIELLDDVSLQALKLSRVALKDELARQLKRAGGQCCGCGNGCGG; via the coding sequence ATGCACGTCGATCACCACCCGCTTGTCCATGATTTCCCCGAAGATCGCGAAGCACTGCAACGCCTGCGTCAGGAAAATGCGCTGTTTGCCCGTCAGGCTGAGGAATACGAGGCACTGGACAAGCGCATATGCCGTATCGAGGACGGCATCGAGCTACTCGACGATGTTTCGTTGCAGGCGCTCAAGCTCAGCCGCGTTGCCCTCAAGGATGAACTGGCGCGGCAGCTCAAGCGCGCAGGTGGTCAGTGCTGCGGTTGTGGCAACGGTTGTGGCGGCTGA
- a CDS encoding YdcH family protein, which produces MPLEHHPLNREFPQHHDALRKLMQGDARFASLAAEYEALDKRIYEIEDGRSAADDLTLQGLKLQRVGLKDEIAGLLHGAT; this is translated from the coding sequence ATGCCGCTTGAACATCATCCGCTCAATCGAGAATTTCCACAGCATCACGATGCGTTGCGCAAACTGATGCAGGGCGATGCGCGCTTCGCCAGCCTGGCGGCGGAGTATGAAGCGCTGGACAAGCGCATCTACGAGATAGAGGACGGTCGCTCGGCGGCCGATGACCTGACGCTACAGGGGCTCAAGCTACAGCGCGTTGGCCTCAAGGATGAGATTGCCGGCTTGCTGCACGGCGCAACCTGA
- a CDS encoding glycine hydroxymethyltransferase has product MEMPNEQQLLAMAAARGAALRDGRVVLYAGANLPSAESQQAYAPELSAYPAMGPSYAKEQPDTDLVSDLEVAVRERICSLFGAAWAEPRLPSCTIANLAVFHAFSRPGDLLLAPAAAHGGHLSQRRGGTPELAGLRVADLPFDTRACRLDAQAAAEQVRTLRPTLVMLGRSVVITPDDVEPVVAAAREVGAKTIFDASHVSGLIAGGTFPNPLALGVDILTSSTYKTLPGRPHSLIAGRKVEDGERLARFIDRALLANYDAGKLPSFLVTLQQAEADKGAYARRICRASETFAKVLRELHVAVIAPNPGEVFTHQVLVPMSAVRDAPATIKALEQEGILVGTCNDPTTPGGYALRVGTQFIVAQGQDEQVDNIARWLAAALRREPDGRMTVV; this is encoded by the coding sequence ATGGAAATGCCCAACGAACAGCAATTGCTGGCGATGGCGGCTGCGCGCGGCGCGGCGCTGCGTGATGGTCGCGTGGTGCTTTACGCCGGTGCCAACCTGCCCAGCGCCGAGTCGCAGCAGGCCTATGCGCCCGAGCTGAGCGCCTACCCGGCGATGGGGCCGAGTTATGCCAAGGAGCAACCGGATACCGACCTGGTGTCGGACCTGGAAGTGGCGGTGCGCGAGCGCATCTGCTCGCTGTTCGGCGCGGCCTGGGCTGAGCCGCGCCTGCCCAGCTGTACCATCGCCAACCTGGCGGTGTTCCACGCTTTCAGCCGGCCGGGTGACCTGCTGCTGGCGCCTGCCGCGGCCCATGGCGGGCACCTCAGTCAGCGCCGCGGCGGCACGCCGGAACTGGCCGGGCTGCGCGTGGCCGATCTGCCTTTCGATACTCGCGCCTGCCGACTGGATGCCCAGGCCGCCGCCGAGCAGGTGCGCACGTTGCGGCCGACTCTGGTGATGCTCGGCCGCTCGGTGGTCATCACGCCGGACGATGTCGAGCCGGTGGTGGCTGCTGCGCGCGAAGTGGGCGCCAAGACCATCTTCGACGCCTCGCATGTATCGGGTCTGATCGCCGGAGGCACCTTCCCCAATCCGCTGGCGCTTGGGGTCGATATCCTTACCAGTTCCACCTACAAGACGCTACCGGGGCGTCCGCACAGTCTGATTGCCGGGCGCAAGGTCGAGGACGGTGAGCGTCTGGCGCGTTTCATCGACCGCGCATTGTTGGCCAACTACGACGCTGGCAAGCTGCCGTCCTTCCTGGTCACCCTGCAACAGGCCGAAGCGGACAAGGGCGCCTACGCGCGGCGCATCTGCAGAGCCAGCGAAACCTTCGCCAAGGTGCTGCGTGAGCTGCATGTGGCAGTGATCGCGCCGAATCCGGGGGAGGTTTTCACCCATCAGGTGCTGGTGCCGATGAGCGCGGTGAGGGATGCACCTGCCACGATCAAGGCGCTGGAGCAGGAGGGCATTCTGGTCGGCACCTGCAACGACCCGACCACGCCCGGCGGCTATGCCCTGCGTGTCGGTACCCAGTTCATCGTGGCCCAGGGCCAGGACGAGCAGGTGGACAACATCGCCCGCTGGCTGGCCGCTGCACTGCGTCGTGAGCCGGATGGCCGCATGACCGTGGTTTGA
- a CDS encoding GNAT family N-acetyltransferase produces MQIQLLPTTAEQLPLLANLYQFYAYESSDWEQEDVETDGRFYIHQPHLQRYWQEPGWSAQLILADGVIAGFLLIERSELPGIDAPEFADLFLLKKYRRHGIGRALVNQIMGDGSSWLLRFYRQDELACAFWQQLLSEWPKPARAVWTEEEADGLLTYLINPPVH; encoded by the coding sequence ATGCAGATCCAACTGCTGCCCACCACTGCCGAACAGCTGCCGTTGCTGGCCAATCTCTATCAGTTCTATGCCTACGAAAGCTCCGATTGGGAACAGGAAGACGTGGAGACGGACGGCCGCTTCTACATCCACCAACCCCATTTGCAGCGCTATTGGCAGGAGCCGGGCTGGAGCGCGCAACTGATCCTCGCCGATGGGGTCATCGCCGGTTTTCTATTGATCGAGCGCAGCGAATTGCCGGGTATCGATGCGCCGGAGTTCGCCGATCTGTTCCTACTGAAGAAATATCGCCGCCACGGCATCGGCCGTGCGCTGGTGAACCAGATAATGGGCGATGGCAGCTCGTGGTTGCTGCGTTTCTACCGCCAGGATGAACTGGCGTGCGCGTTCTGGCAGCAGCTTCTGAGCGAGTGGCCCAAACCCGCGCGAGCGGTGTGGACGGAAGAAGAAGCGGACGGGCTGCTTACCTACCTGATCAACCCGCCCGTGCATTGA
- the radA gene encoding DNA repair protein RadA: MAKAKRMYGCTECGATFPKWAGQCGECGAWNTLVETVVEGATPSGRTGWAGDKANIKTLAEVSVEEIPRFSTASGELDRVLGGGLVDGSVVLIGGDPGIGKSTILLQTLCNIAQRFPALYVTGEESQQQVAMRARRLDLPQDKLKVMTETCIESIIATARQEKPKVMVIDSIQTIFTKQLQSAPGGVAQVRESAALLVRFAKQSGTAIFLVGHVTKEGALAGPRVLEHMVDTVLYFEGESDGRLRLLRAVKNRFGAVNELGVFGMTDKGLKEVSNPSAIFLTRAQEAVPGSVVMATWEGSRPMLVEVQALVDTSHLANPRRVTLGLDQNRLAMLLAVLHRHGGIPTYDQDVFLNVVGGVKVLETASDLALMAAVISSLRNRPLEHDLLVFGEIGLSGEIRPVPSGQERLKEAAKHGFKRAIVPKGNAPKEAPPGLQIVAVTRLEQALDALFE; this comes from the coding sequence ATGGCCAAGGCAAAACGCATGTACGGCTGCACCGAGTGCGGCGCCACCTTTCCCAAGTGGGCGGGACAGTGTGGTGAGTGCGGCGCCTGGAATACCCTGGTGGAAACCGTGGTCGAGGGCGCCACGCCCAGCGGGCGCACCGGTTGGGCTGGCGACAAGGCCAATATCAAGACTCTGGCCGAGGTCAGCGTCGAGGAAATTCCGCGCTTTTCCACCGCCTCCGGCGAATTGGATCGTGTGCTCGGTGGCGGCCTGGTGGATGGCTCGGTGGTGCTGATCGGCGGCGACCCAGGCATCGGCAAGTCGACCATCCTCCTGCAGACCCTGTGCAACATCGCCCAGCGCTTTCCGGCGTTGTACGTCACCGGTGAGGAATCGCAACAGCAGGTGGCCATGCGCGCGCGGCGTCTGGACTTGCCGCAGGACAAGCTCAAGGTGATGACCGAGACCTGCATCGAGTCGATCATCGCCACCGCGCGCCAGGAAAAACCCAAGGTCATGGTGATCGACTCGATCCAGACCATCTTTACCAAGCAACTGCAATCGGCACCGGGTGGCGTCGCCCAGGTGCGCGAGAGCGCGGCGCTGCTGGTGCGCTTCGCCAAGCAGAGCGGCACGGCGATCTTCCTGGTCGGCCACGTCACCAAGGAGGGCGCGCTGGCCGGCCCGCGCGTGCTCGAGCACATGGTCGATACCGTGCTGTATTTCGAGGGTGAGTCCGATGGTCGTCTACGCCTGCTGCGGGCGGTGAAGAATCGCTTCGGTGCGGTCAACGAGCTGGGCGTGTTCGGCATGACCGACAAGGGCCTCAAGGAGGTTTCCAACCCCTCGGCGATCTTTCTCACCCGCGCTCAGGAGGCAGTGCCTGGCAGTGTGGTGATGGCCACCTGGGAAGGTTCGCGGCCGATGCTGGTGGAAGTGCAGGCGCTGGTCGACACCAGCCACCTGGCCAACCCGCGGCGGGTGACTCTGGGCCTGGATCAGAACCGCCTGGCCATGCTTCTGGCGGTGTTGCACCGCCACGGCGGGATCCCGACCTATGATCAGGACGTATTCCTCAACGTAGTCGGTGGGGTCAAGGTGCTGGAAACCGCCTCTGATCTCGCGCTGATGGCGGCGGTGATTTCCAGCCTGCGCAACCGGCCGTTGGAGCACGATTTGCTGGTGTTCGGCGAGATTGGTTTGTCCGGCGAGATCCGCCCGGTACCGAGTGGCCAGGAGCGGCTGAAAGAGGCTGCCAAGCACGGTTTCAAGCGTGCAATCGTGCCCAAGGGTAATGCACCGAAGGAGGCTCCGCCGGGCCTGCAGATAGTCGCTGTCACGCGACTGGAACAGGCGCTGGATGCGCTGTTCGAGTAA
- a CDS encoding ferredoxin--NADP reductase, whose amino-acid sequence MTVSDDKFTRQTLLDVQTLTPSLFTLRTTRDAGFRFRAGQFVRLGVEKADGSVVWRPYSLVSAPHDEFLEFFSIVVPGGEFTSELSRLTIGDSLLVEKMATGYLTLDRFIDGRDLWLLGSGTGIAPFLSILQDFEVWQRFERIVLVYSARTFAELAYQPLIRGLAELEYLAEFADKLIYLPVVTREQAPDCLNARITDLLDSGELEQAAGLELTPEHSRVMICGNPQMIDDIRQRLKARGLNLSLTRRPGQVAVENYW is encoded by the coding sequence ATGACCGTCAGCGATGACAAATTCACCCGCCAGACCCTGCTCGACGTGCAGACGCTGACGCCGAGCCTGTTTACCCTGCGTACCACCCGCGATGCCGGTTTTCGTTTTCGCGCCGGGCAGTTCGTACGCCTGGGGGTGGAAAAGGCGGACGGTTCGGTGGTCTGGCGCCCCTATTCGCTGGTTTCGGCGCCGCATGACGAGTTTCTCGAGTTCTTCTCCATCGTGGTGCCGGGCGGTGAATTCACCAGCGAGCTGAGTCGCCTGACCATTGGCGACAGCCTGCTGGTGGAGAAAATGGCCACCGGCTACCTGACCCTGGATCGCTTCATCGACGGTCGCGACCTGTGGTTGCTCGGCAGCGGCACCGGCATCGCGCCGTTCCTGTCGATCCTGCAGGATTTCGAGGTGTGGCAGCGCTTCGAGCGCATCGTGCTGGTGTACAGCGCAAGGACCTTTGCTGAGCTGGCCTACCAGCCGCTGATCAGGGGGCTTGCCGAACTGGAGTATCTGGCCGAGTTCGCGGACAAACTCATCTACCTGCCGGTGGTCACTCGTGAGCAGGCGCCGGATTGCCTGAACGCGCGCATTACCGATCTGCTCGACAGTGGCGAGCTGGAACAGGCCGCCGGGCTTGAGCTGACGCCCGAGCATTCGCGGGTGATGATCTGCGGCAACCCGCAGATGATCGACGATATTCGTCAGCGCCTGAAGGCGCGTGGTCTGAACCTGAGCCTGACCCGGCGGCCGGGTCAGGTGGCAGTCGAAAACTACTGGTGA